In one Brienomyrus brachyistius isolate T26 chromosome 5, BBRACH_0.4, whole genome shotgun sequence genomic region, the following are encoded:
- the myh9a gene encoding myosin-9a isoform X1, producing MTDADKFLYVDRNLINNPLAQADWASKKLVWVPSERLGFEAGSLKEESGDECLVELVDSGKKIKVNKDDIQKMNPPKFSKVEDMAELTCLNEASVLHNLKERYYSGLIYTYSGLFCVVINPYKNLPIYSEEIVEMYKGKKRHEIPPHIYAITDTAYRSMMQDREDQSILCTGESGAGKTENTKKVIQYLAHVASSFKLKKDPSSTVLSHGELERQLLQANPILEAFGNAKTVKNDNSSRFGKFIRINFDVNGYIVGANIETYLLEKSRAVRQAKNERAFHIFYYMLTGAGDQLRSELCLENYSNYRFLSNGNVTIPGQQDKDLFLETMEAMKIMSIPEDEQIGMLKVVSAVLQLGNMSFKKERQSDQASLPDNTAAQKVCHLMGMNVTDFTRAILSPRIKVGRDYVQKAQTQEQAEFAVEALAKATYERMFRWLVLRINKALDKTKRQGASFIGILDIAGFEIFELNSFEQLCINYTNEKLQQLFNHTMFILEQEEYQREGIEWSFIDFGLDLQPCIDLIEKPANPPGILALLDEECWFPKATDKSFVDKLVQEQGTHPKFQKPKKLKDDADFCVMHYAGKVDYKADAWLMKNMDPLNDNVATLLNQSSDKFISELWRDVDRIVGLDKVAGMSDSTPGAMKTRKGMFRTVGQLYKESLTKLMTTLRNTNPNFVRCIIPNHEKKAGKLDPHLVLDQLRCNGVLEGIRICRQGFPNRIVFQEFRQRYEILTPNAIPKGFMDGKQACVLMIKALELDSNLYRIGQSKVFFRAGVLAHLEEERDMKITDVIIGFQAWCRGFIARKAFAKRQQQLTAMKVIQRNCAAYLKLRNWQWWRLFTKVKPLLQVSRQEEEMQAKEDELIKVKERQQQVEEQLQESEIKNSQLNAEKVALQEQLQAEIELFAEAEEMRARLATKKQELEEILHDLEARVEEEEERVAHLQNEKKKMQQNITDLEQQLDEEEAARQKLQVERVTVEAKVKKLEEDVMLLDDHNNKLGKEKKLLEDRISEFTINLAEEEEKSKSLQKLKNKHEAMITDLEDRLRKEEKLRQELEKNRRKLEGDSTELHDQIADLQAQIAELRAQLAKKEEELQAALSRMEEEAALKNQAQKKIRELEAQLSELQEDLELERAARTKAEKNRRDLSEELEALKTELEDTLDSTAAQQELRAKRESEVTQLKKTLEDEAKVHEQQVAEMRQKHGQAFDELNEQLEQTKRNKVSMEKAKQALESERNELAIELKTLTQGKTDSEHRRKKVETQLQELQVKHAESEKHRTELSEKVNKVQAELDNVNGLLSNAESKSIKASKDCSAVESQLQDTQELLQEETRQKLAVSTRLRQMEEEQNSLKEQLEEEEESKKNLEKQLLTLQTQMAEMKKKVEQEASSLESAEEGKRRVQRDFEAVNQQLEEKCTAFDKLDKTKTRLQQELDDLMVDQDHLRQTVQNLEKKQKKFDQMLAEEKSVSSRYAEERDRAEAEAREKETKSLALNRELEAVVELKNELERTNKQLKVEMDDLVSSKDDVGKSVHELEKSKRGMEQQLEEMKTQLEELEDELQATEDAKLRLEVNMQAMKAQFERDLQGRDEMGEEKKRQLLKQVREMEVELEDERKQRTVAMAARKKLEVDLRELESQIDMANKGREDALKQLRKLQAQMKDMLRELDESRLSRDEILAQAKENENKIKSLETNAIHLQEELAAAERMKKQAQQERDELQDELANLSSKSSLTSDERRRLEARITQLEEELEEEQSNMEMLNDRLKRAMQQADQLTIELAAERSASQQLEGARSQLDRQNKDLKQKLQDLEGTVKSKYKASITALEAKIAQLEEQLDVETRERQQASKVVRRVEKKMKEVTLQVEDERRNTEQYKDQAEKLNVRMKQLKRQLEEAEEETSRANASRRKLQRELEDATESADAMNREVSSLKSKLRRGDVPFTTTTTRRNAGRPGMDSDEDGDAKGDASEHKE from the exons ACCGTGAGGACCAGTCCATTCTGTGCAC AGGGGAATCTGGAGCAGGGAAGACTGAAAACACGAAGAAGGTGATTCAGTATTTGGCTCACGTGGCCTCGTCCTTCAAGCTCAAAAAGGACCCG AGCAGCACAGTCCTGTCACAT GGCGAGCTGGAGAGGCAGCTGCTGCAGGCTAATCCAATCCTGGAGGCCTTTGGCAATGCCAAGACGGTCAAGAATGACAACTCGTCCCGATTC GGGAAGTTCATCAGAATCAACTTCGATGTCAACGGATATATCGTGGGTGCCAACATAGAGACCT ACCTTCTTGAAAAGTCTCGTGCCGTTCGTCAGGCCAAGAATGAGCGCGCGTTTCACATCTTCTACTACATGTTGACAGGCGCTGGAGACCAACTGCGCT CGGAACTGTGTCTGGAGAACTATAGCAACTACCGCTTCCTGTCAAACGGCAATGTGACCATCCCTGGGCAGCAGGATAAGGACCTCTTCTTGGAAACCATGGAGGCCATGAAAATCATGAGCATTCCTGAAGACGAGCAGATCG GTATGCTGAAGGTGGTGTCTGCAGTTCTCCAGCTGGGGAACATGAGTTTCAAGAAGGAGCGTCAGTCGGACCAGGCCTCCCTGCCTGACAACACGG CCGCGCAGAAAGTGTGTCACCTGATGGGCATGAATGTGACCGACTTCACGCGGGCCATCCTGTCCCCGCGAATCAAAGTGGGCCGGGACTATGTGCAGAAGGCACAGACCCAGGAGCAGGCGGAGTTCGCTGTGGAGGCTCTGGCCAAAGCCACGTATGAGCGCATGTTTCGCTGGCTGGTCCTGCGCATCAACAAGGCTCTGGATAAGACCAAACGCCAGGGCGCCTCCTTCATTGGCATCCTGGACATCGCCGGCTTTGAGATATTTgag CTGAACTCCTTCGAGCAGCTGTGCATCAACTACACCAACGAGAAGCTGCAGCAGCTGTTCAACCACACCATGTTCATCCTGGAGCAGGAGGAGTACCAGCGGGAGGGCATCGAGTGGAGCTTCATCGACTTCGGCCTGGACCTGCAGCCCTGCATCGACCTCATCGAGAAACCG GCAAATCCACCAGGTATCTTGGCCCTGCTAGATGAAGAGTGTTGGTTCCCCAAAGCGACAGACAAGAGCTTTGTAGATAAGCTGGTGCAGGAACAGGGCACCCATCCGAAGTTTCAGAAGCCCAAGAAGCTGAAGGATGATGCCGATTTTTGCGTCATGCACTATGCTGGGAAG GTGGATTATAAGGCTGATGCTTGGCTGATGAAGAATATGGATCCTCTGAATGACAACGTGGCCACGCTCCTGAACCAGTCCTCCGACAAGTTTATCTCGGAGCTGTGGAGAGACG TGGATCGTATTGTGGGTCTGGACAAAGTGGCCGGGATGTCCGACTCGACACCGGGGGCCATGAAGACGCGTAAGGGCATGTTCCGCACGGTGGGCCAGCTGTACAAGGAGTCCCTCACCAAGCTGATGACCACGCTGAGGAACACCAACCCCAACTTCGTCCGCTGCATCATTCCTAACCATGAGAAGAAG GCAGGTAAGCTGGACCCCCACCTGGTTCTGGACCAGCTGAGATGCAATGGTGTTCTGGAGGGAATCCGCATCTGCAGACAGGGCTTCCCCAATCGGATAGTCTTCCAGGAGTTCAGACAGAG GTATGAGATCCTGACTCCCAATGCTATTCCTAAGGGTTTCATGGATGGCAAGCAAGCCTGTGTGCTCATG ATCAAAGCCCTGGAACTGGACTCCAACCTGTACCGGATTGGCCAGAGCAAAGTGTTCTTCAGGGCTGGAGTGCTGGCTCATCTGGAGGAGGAGAGGGACATGAAGATCACCGACGTCATCATCGGCTTCCAGGCCTGGTGTCGAGGCTTCATCGCTCGCAA AGCATTTGCCAAGAGACAGCAGCAGCTGACCGCCATGAAGGTGATCCAGAGAAACTGTGCTGCGTACCTGAAGCTCCGAAACTGGCAGTGGTGGAGGCTCTTCACAAAG GTGAAGCCACTGCTGCAGGTGAGCCGGCAGGAGGAAGAGATGCAGGCCAAGGAAGATGAGCTGATCAAGGTGAAGGAGAGGCAGCAGCAGGTGGAGGAGCAGCTGCAGGAGTCTGAAATCAAAAATTCACAG TTGAATGCGGAGAAGGTAGCCCTGCAGGAGCAGCTGCAGGCCGAGATCGAGCTCTTCGCTGAGGCCGAGGAGATGCGAGCACGCCTAGCCACCAAgaagcaggagctggaggagatcCTGCATGACCTGGAGGCCcgtgtggaggaggaggaggaacggGTTGCTCATCTGCAGAATGAGAAGAAGAAGATGCAGCAAAACATCACG GACCTGGAACAGCAGCTGGATGAGGAGGAGGCAGCCAGACAGAAGCTGCAGGTGGAGAGGGTCACGGTGGAGGCCAAGGTTAAGAAGCTAGAGGAAGATGTCATGCTGCTGGATGATCATAACAATAAACTCGGCAAG gagaaaaaacTACTAGAGGATAGAATCTCTGAGTTCACCATAAATCTggctgaagaggaggagaagtcCAAGAGCCTGCAGAAGCTCAAGAACAAGCATGAGGCCATGATCACAGACCTTGAAG ACCGCCTCCGCAAGGAGGAGAAGCTGCGGCAGGAGCTGGAGAAGAACAGACGCAAGCTGGAGGGCGACTCCACCGAGCTCCATGACCAGATCGCTGACCTGCAGGCTCAGATTGCTGAGCTTCGTGCTCAACTGGCGAAGAAGGAAGAGGAGTTGCAGGCGGCACTGAGCCG GATGGAAGAGGAGGCAGCCCTAAAGAATCAGGCCCAGAAGAAGATCCGAGAGCTGGAAGCTCAGCTCTCTGAGCTCCAAGAGGACCTGGAACTGGAGAGGGCCGCCCGCACCAAAGCTGAGAAAAACCGCAGGGACCTGAGTGAGGAGTTGGAGGCCCTCAAGACGGAGCTGGAGGACACTCTGGACTCCACGGCTGCCCAGCAGGAGCTCAG GGCTAAGCGTGAGTCAGAGGTCACACAGCTGAAGAAGACCCTGGAGGACGAGGCCAAAGTGCACGAGCAACAGGTGGCCGAGATGCGGCAGAAGCACGGCCAGGCGTTCGACGAGCTGAATGAGCAGTTGGAGCAAACCAAGAGG AACAAGGTGTCTATGGAGAAGGCCAAGCAGGCCCTGGAGAGCGAGCGCAATGAGCTGGCTATCGAGCTGAAGACCCTGACGCAGGGCAAGACCGACTCGGAGCACCGTAGGAAGAAGGTGGAGACACAGCTGCAGGAGCTACAGGTGAAGCACGCGGAGAGTGAGAAACACCGGACGGAGCTTTCAGAGAAGGTCAACAAGGTCCAG GCGGAGTTGGATAACGTGAACGGCCTGCTCAGCAATGCCGAGAGCAAGTCGATCAAAGCATCCAAGGACTGTTCAGCTGTCGAGTCCCAGCTGCAGGACACGCAG GAGCTGCTCCAGGAGGAAACGCGGCAGAAGCTGGCCGTGTCCACCCGCCTTCGGCAGATGGAGGAAGAGCAGAATAGCTTGAAGGAGCAgctggaggaagaagaggagagcAAGAAAAATTTGGAGAAACAGCTTCTCACCTTGCAGACACAG ATGGCAGAGATGAAGAAAAAGGTGGAGCAGGAAGCGTCCTCCCTGGAGAGTGCGGAGGAAGGTAAACGGAGGGTCCAGAGGGACTTCGAGGCCGTGAACCAGCAGCTAGAGGAGAAGTGTACCGCCTTCGACAAGCTGGACAAGACGAAGACCCggctgcagcaggagctggATGATCTGATGGTGGACCAGGATCACCTGAGGCAGACTGTGCAGAACCTGGAGAAGAAGCAGAAGAAGTTTGACCAG ATGCTGGCCGAGGAGAAGTCGGTTTCCAGTCGATACGCAGAGGAACGAGATCGGGCTGAAGCGGAGGCGAGGGAAAAAGAGACCAAATCGCTGGCACTGAACCGAGAGCTTGAGGCCGTGGTGGAGCTCAAAAACGAGCTGGAACGGACCAACAAGCAGCTCAAAGTGGAGATGGACGACCTTGTGTCTTCTAAAGATGACGTCGGCAAGAGC GTCCACGAGCTGGAGAAGTCAAAGCGAGGCATGGAACAGCagctggaggagatgaaaacccAACTGGAAGAACTGGAGGATGAGCTGCAGGCCACTGAGGATGCCAAGCTGAGGCTGGAGGTCAACATGCAGGCCATGAAAGCCCAGTTTGAGAGAGATCTGCAGGGTAGGGATGAGATGGGTGAGGAGAAGAAGAGACAGCTGCTCAAGCAG GTGCGGGAGATGGAGGTGGAGCTAGAAGACGAGAGGAAGCAGCGCACTGTGGCAATGGCTGCCCGCAAGAAGCTGGAGGTTGATCTGAGGGAGCTTGAATCCCAGATTGACATGGCCAACAAAGGTCGGGAAGATGCCCTCAAACAGCTGAGGAAGCTGCAG GCCCAGATGAAGGACATGCTGAGGGAGCTGGATGAGTCCCGCCTGTCCCGCGATGAGATTTTGGCCCAGGCCAAGGAAAATGAGAACAAGATCAAATCTTTGGAAACCAATGCAATTCACCTCCAGGAG GAGCTTGCTGCAGCAGAGAGGATGAAAAAACAAGCCCAGCAAGAGCGGGACGAGCTGCAGGACGAGCTGGCCAACCTTTCCTCCAAGAG CTCCCTTACGTCGGATGAGCGACGCCGACTGGAAGCACGCATCACCCAGCtagaggaggagctggaggaggagcagagcaacATGGAGATGCTGAATGACCGCCTCAAACGTGCCATGCAGCAG gctGACCAGCTCACCATAGAGCTGGCGGCTGAACGCAGTGCTAGTCAGCAGCTGGAAGGGGCTCGCTCACAGCTGGATCGGCAGAACAAGGACCTGAAACAGAAGCTACAGGACCTGGAGGGGACTGTCAAGAGCAAGTACAAGGCCAGCATCACTGCCCTGGAGGCCAAGATCGctcagctggaggagcagctgGACGTCGAGACCCG ggagagacagcagGCCTCCAAGGTGGTGCGACGTGTCGAGAAGAAGATGAAGGAAGTCACCCTGCAGGTCGAGGATGAGAGACGCAACACGGAGCAGTACAAAGACCAG GCAGAGAAGCTCAACGTCCGGATGAAGCAGCTGAAGAGGCAGCTGGAGGAGGCCGAGGAGGAGACCTCGCGTGCCAACGCCTCCCGCCGCAAACTGCAGCGGGAGCTGGAGGACGCCACGGAGTCCGCCGACGCCATGAACCGCGAGGTCAGCTCGCTGAAGAGCAAACTGAG ACGTGGGGATGTTCCCTTTACTACCACCACCACACGTCGTAACGCCGGCCGCCCTGGGATGGACAGCGATGAAGATGGAGACGCTAAGGGCGACGCCTCCGAACACAAGGAGTGA
- the myh9a gene encoding myosin-9a isoform X2 → MTDADKFLYVDRNLINNPLAQADWASKKLVWVPSERLGFEAGSLKEESGDECLVELVDSGKKIKVNKDDIQKMNPPKFSKVEDMAELTCLNEASVLHNLKERYYSGLIYTYSGLFCVVINPYKNLPIYSEEIVEMYKGKKRHEIPPHIYAITDTAYRSMMQDREDQSILCTGESGAGKTENTKKVIQYLAHVASSFKLKKDPGELERQLLQANPILEAFGNAKTVKNDNSSRFGKFIRINFDVNGYIVGANIETYLLEKSRAVRQAKNERAFHIFYYMLTGAGDQLRSELCLENYSNYRFLSNGNVTIPGQQDKDLFLETMEAMKIMSIPEDEQIGMLKVVSAVLQLGNMSFKKERQSDQASLPDNTAAQKVCHLMGMNVTDFTRAILSPRIKVGRDYVQKAQTQEQAEFAVEALAKATYERMFRWLVLRINKALDKTKRQGASFIGILDIAGFEIFELNSFEQLCINYTNEKLQQLFNHTMFILEQEEYQREGIEWSFIDFGLDLQPCIDLIEKPANPPGILALLDEECWFPKATDKSFVDKLVQEQGTHPKFQKPKKLKDDADFCVMHYAGKVDYKADAWLMKNMDPLNDNVATLLNQSSDKFISELWRDVDRIVGLDKVAGMSDSTPGAMKTRKGMFRTVGQLYKESLTKLMTTLRNTNPNFVRCIIPNHEKKAGKLDPHLVLDQLRCNGVLEGIRICRQGFPNRIVFQEFRQRYEILTPNAIPKGFMDGKQACVLMIKALELDSNLYRIGQSKVFFRAGVLAHLEEERDMKITDVIIGFQAWCRGFIARKAFAKRQQQLTAMKVIQRNCAAYLKLRNWQWWRLFTKVKPLLQVSRQEEEMQAKEDELIKVKERQQQVEEQLQESEIKNSQLNAEKVALQEQLQAEIELFAEAEEMRARLATKKQELEEILHDLEARVEEEEERVAHLQNEKKKMQQNITDLEQQLDEEEAARQKLQVERVTVEAKVKKLEEDVMLLDDHNNKLGKEKKLLEDRISEFTINLAEEEEKSKSLQKLKNKHEAMITDLEDRLRKEEKLRQELEKNRRKLEGDSTELHDQIADLQAQIAELRAQLAKKEEELQAALSRMEEEAALKNQAQKKIRELEAQLSELQEDLELERAARTKAEKNRRDLSEELEALKTELEDTLDSTAAQQELRAKRESEVTQLKKTLEDEAKVHEQQVAEMRQKHGQAFDELNEQLEQTKRNKVSMEKAKQALESERNELAIELKTLTQGKTDSEHRRKKVETQLQELQVKHAESEKHRTELSEKVNKVQAELDNVNGLLSNAESKSIKASKDCSAVESQLQDTQELLQEETRQKLAVSTRLRQMEEEQNSLKEQLEEEEESKKNLEKQLLTLQTQMAEMKKKVEQEASSLESAEEGKRRVQRDFEAVNQQLEEKCTAFDKLDKTKTRLQQELDDLMVDQDHLRQTVQNLEKKQKKFDQMLAEEKSVSSRYAEERDRAEAEAREKETKSLALNRELEAVVELKNELERTNKQLKVEMDDLVSSKDDVGKSVHELEKSKRGMEQQLEEMKTQLEELEDELQATEDAKLRLEVNMQAMKAQFERDLQGRDEMGEEKKRQLLKQVREMEVELEDERKQRTVAMAARKKLEVDLRELESQIDMANKGREDALKQLRKLQAQMKDMLRELDESRLSRDEILAQAKENENKIKSLETNAIHLQEELAAAERMKKQAQQERDELQDELANLSSKSSLTSDERRRLEARITQLEEELEEEQSNMEMLNDRLKRAMQQADQLTIELAAERSASQQLEGARSQLDRQNKDLKQKLQDLEGTVKSKYKASITALEAKIAQLEEQLDVETRERQQASKVVRRVEKKMKEVTLQVEDERRNTEQYKDQAEKLNVRMKQLKRQLEEAEEETSRANASRRKLQRELEDATESADAMNREVSSLKSKLRRGDVPFTTTTTRRNAGRPGMDSDEDGDAKGDASEHKE, encoded by the exons ACCGTGAGGACCAGTCCATTCTGTGCAC AGGGGAATCTGGAGCAGGGAAGACTGAAAACACGAAGAAGGTGATTCAGTATTTGGCTCACGTGGCCTCGTCCTTCAAGCTCAAAAAGGACCCG GGCGAGCTGGAGAGGCAGCTGCTGCAGGCTAATCCAATCCTGGAGGCCTTTGGCAATGCCAAGACGGTCAAGAATGACAACTCGTCCCGATTC GGGAAGTTCATCAGAATCAACTTCGATGTCAACGGATATATCGTGGGTGCCAACATAGAGACCT ACCTTCTTGAAAAGTCTCGTGCCGTTCGTCAGGCCAAGAATGAGCGCGCGTTTCACATCTTCTACTACATGTTGACAGGCGCTGGAGACCAACTGCGCT CGGAACTGTGTCTGGAGAACTATAGCAACTACCGCTTCCTGTCAAACGGCAATGTGACCATCCCTGGGCAGCAGGATAAGGACCTCTTCTTGGAAACCATGGAGGCCATGAAAATCATGAGCATTCCTGAAGACGAGCAGATCG GTATGCTGAAGGTGGTGTCTGCAGTTCTCCAGCTGGGGAACATGAGTTTCAAGAAGGAGCGTCAGTCGGACCAGGCCTCCCTGCCTGACAACACGG CCGCGCAGAAAGTGTGTCACCTGATGGGCATGAATGTGACCGACTTCACGCGGGCCATCCTGTCCCCGCGAATCAAAGTGGGCCGGGACTATGTGCAGAAGGCACAGACCCAGGAGCAGGCGGAGTTCGCTGTGGAGGCTCTGGCCAAAGCCACGTATGAGCGCATGTTTCGCTGGCTGGTCCTGCGCATCAACAAGGCTCTGGATAAGACCAAACGCCAGGGCGCCTCCTTCATTGGCATCCTGGACATCGCCGGCTTTGAGATATTTgag CTGAACTCCTTCGAGCAGCTGTGCATCAACTACACCAACGAGAAGCTGCAGCAGCTGTTCAACCACACCATGTTCATCCTGGAGCAGGAGGAGTACCAGCGGGAGGGCATCGAGTGGAGCTTCATCGACTTCGGCCTGGACCTGCAGCCCTGCATCGACCTCATCGAGAAACCG GCAAATCCACCAGGTATCTTGGCCCTGCTAGATGAAGAGTGTTGGTTCCCCAAAGCGACAGACAAGAGCTTTGTAGATAAGCTGGTGCAGGAACAGGGCACCCATCCGAAGTTTCAGAAGCCCAAGAAGCTGAAGGATGATGCCGATTTTTGCGTCATGCACTATGCTGGGAAG GTGGATTATAAGGCTGATGCTTGGCTGATGAAGAATATGGATCCTCTGAATGACAACGTGGCCACGCTCCTGAACCAGTCCTCCGACAAGTTTATCTCGGAGCTGTGGAGAGACG TGGATCGTATTGTGGGTCTGGACAAAGTGGCCGGGATGTCCGACTCGACACCGGGGGCCATGAAGACGCGTAAGGGCATGTTCCGCACGGTGGGCCAGCTGTACAAGGAGTCCCTCACCAAGCTGATGACCACGCTGAGGAACACCAACCCCAACTTCGTCCGCTGCATCATTCCTAACCATGAGAAGAAG GCAGGTAAGCTGGACCCCCACCTGGTTCTGGACCAGCTGAGATGCAATGGTGTTCTGGAGGGAATCCGCATCTGCAGACAGGGCTTCCCCAATCGGATAGTCTTCCAGGAGTTCAGACAGAG GTATGAGATCCTGACTCCCAATGCTATTCCTAAGGGTTTCATGGATGGCAAGCAAGCCTGTGTGCTCATG ATCAAAGCCCTGGAACTGGACTCCAACCTGTACCGGATTGGCCAGAGCAAAGTGTTCTTCAGGGCTGGAGTGCTGGCTCATCTGGAGGAGGAGAGGGACATGAAGATCACCGACGTCATCATCGGCTTCCAGGCCTGGTGTCGAGGCTTCATCGCTCGCAA AGCATTTGCCAAGAGACAGCAGCAGCTGACCGCCATGAAGGTGATCCAGAGAAACTGTGCTGCGTACCTGAAGCTCCGAAACTGGCAGTGGTGGAGGCTCTTCACAAAG GTGAAGCCACTGCTGCAGGTGAGCCGGCAGGAGGAAGAGATGCAGGCCAAGGAAGATGAGCTGATCAAGGTGAAGGAGAGGCAGCAGCAGGTGGAGGAGCAGCTGCAGGAGTCTGAAATCAAAAATTCACAG TTGAATGCGGAGAAGGTAGCCCTGCAGGAGCAGCTGCAGGCCGAGATCGAGCTCTTCGCTGAGGCCGAGGAGATGCGAGCACGCCTAGCCACCAAgaagcaggagctggaggagatcCTGCATGACCTGGAGGCCcgtgtggaggaggaggaggaacggGTTGCTCATCTGCAGAATGAGAAGAAGAAGATGCAGCAAAACATCACG GACCTGGAACAGCAGCTGGATGAGGAGGAGGCAGCCAGACAGAAGCTGCAGGTGGAGAGGGTCACGGTGGAGGCCAAGGTTAAGAAGCTAGAGGAAGATGTCATGCTGCTGGATGATCATAACAATAAACTCGGCAAG gagaaaaaacTACTAGAGGATAGAATCTCTGAGTTCACCATAAATCTggctgaagaggaggagaagtcCAAGAGCCTGCAGAAGCTCAAGAACAAGCATGAGGCCATGATCACAGACCTTGAAG ACCGCCTCCGCAAGGAGGAGAAGCTGCGGCAGGAGCTGGAGAAGAACAGACGCAAGCTGGAGGGCGACTCCACCGAGCTCCATGACCAGATCGCTGACCTGCAGGCTCAGATTGCTGAGCTTCGTGCTCAACTGGCGAAGAAGGAAGAGGAGTTGCAGGCGGCACTGAGCCG GATGGAAGAGGAGGCAGCCCTAAAGAATCAGGCCCAGAAGAAGATCCGAGAGCTGGAAGCTCAGCTCTCTGAGCTCCAAGAGGACCTGGAACTGGAGAGGGCCGCCCGCACCAAAGCTGAGAAAAACCGCAGGGACCTGAGTGAGGAGTTGGAGGCCCTCAAGACGGAGCTGGAGGACACTCTGGACTCCACGGCTGCCCAGCAGGAGCTCAG GGCTAAGCGTGAGTCAGAGGTCACACAGCTGAAGAAGACCCTGGAGGACGAGGCCAAAGTGCACGAGCAACAGGTGGCCGAGATGCGGCAGAAGCACGGCCAGGCGTTCGACGAGCTGAATGAGCAGTTGGAGCAAACCAAGAGG AACAAGGTGTCTATGGAGAAGGCCAAGCAGGCCCTGGAGAGCGAGCGCAATGAGCTGGCTATCGAGCTGAAGACCCTGACGCAGGGCAAGACCGACTCGGAGCACCGTAGGAAGAAGGTGGAGACACAGCTGCAGGAGCTACAGGTGAAGCACGCGGAGAGTGAGAAACACCGGACGGAGCTTTCAGAGAAGGTCAACAAGGTCCAG GCGGAGTTGGATAACGTGAACGGCCTGCTCAGCAATGCCGAGAGCAAGTCGATCAAAGCATCCAAGGACTGTTCAGCTGTCGAGTCCCAGCTGCAGGACACGCAG GAGCTGCTCCAGGAGGAAACGCGGCAGAAGCTGGCCGTGTCCACCCGCCTTCGGCAGATGGAGGAAGAGCAGAATAGCTTGAAGGAGCAgctggaggaagaagaggagagcAAGAAAAATTTGGAGAAACAGCTTCTCACCTTGCAGACACAG ATGGCAGAGATGAAGAAAAAGGTGGAGCAGGAAGCGTCCTCCCTGGAGAGTGCGGAGGAAGGTAAACGGAGGGTCCAGAGGGACTTCGAGGCCGTGAACCAGCAGCTAGAGGAGAAGTGTACCGCCTTCGACAAGCTGGACAAGACGAAGACCCggctgcagcaggagctggATGATCTGATGGTGGACCAGGATCACCTGAGGCAGACTGTGCAGAACCTGGAGAAGAAGCAGAAGAAGTTTGACCAG ATGCTGGCCGAGGAGAAGTCGGTTTCCAGTCGATACGCAGAGGAACGAGATCGGGCTGAAGCGGAGGCGAGGGAAAAAGAGACCAAATCGCTGGCACTGAACCGAGAGCTTGAGGCCGTGGTGGAGCTCAAAAACGAGCTGGAACGGACCAACAAGCAGCTCAAAGTGGAGATGGACGACCTTGTGTCTTCTAAAGATGACGTCGGCAAGAGC GTCCACGAGCTGGAGAAGTCAAAGCGAGGCATGGAACAGCagctggaggagatgaaaacccAACTGGAAGAACTGGAGGATGAGCTGCAGGCCACTGAGGATGCCAAGCTGAGGCTGGAGGTCAACATGCAGGCCATGAAAGCCCAGTTTGAGAGAGATCTGCAGGGTAGGGATGAGATGGGTGAGGAGAAGAAGAGACAGCTGCTCAAGCAG GTGCGGGAGATGGAGGTGGAGCTAGAAGACGAGAGGAAGCAGCGCACTGTGGCAATGGCTGCCCGCAAGAAGCTGGAGGTTGATCTGAGGGAGCTTGAATCCCAGATTGACATGGCCAACAAAGGTCGGGAAGATGCCCTCAAACAGCTGAGGAAGCTGCAG GCCCAGATGAAGGACATGCTGAGGGAGCTGGATGAGTCCCGCCTGTCCCGCGATGAGATTTTGGCCCAGGCCAAGGAAAATGAGAACAAGATCAAATCTTTGGAAACCAATGCAATTCACCTCCAGGAG GAGCTTGCTGCAGCAGAGAGGATGAAAAAACAAGCCCAGCAAGAGCGGGACGAGCTGCAGGACGAGCTGGCCAACCTTTCCTCCAAGAG CTCCCTTACGTCGGATGAGCGACGCCGACTGGAAGCACGCATCACCCAGCtagaggaggagctggaggaggagcagagcaacATGGAGATGCTGAATGACCGCCTCAAACGTGCCATGCAGCAG gctGACCAGCTCACCATAGAGCTGGCGGCTGAACGCAGTGCTAGTCAGCAGCTGGAAGGGGCTCGCTCACAGCTGGATCGGCAGAACAAGGACCTGAAACAGAAGCTACAGGACCTGGAGGGGACTGTCAAGAGCAAGTACAAGGCCAGCATCACTGCCCTGGAGGCCAAGATCGctcagctggaggagcagctgGACGTCGAGACCCG ggagagacagcagGCCTCCAAGGTGGTGCGACGTGTCGAGAAGAAGATGAAGGAAGTCACCCTGCAGGTCGAGGATGAGAGACGCAACACGGAGCAGTACAAAGACCAG GCAGAGAAGCTCAACGTCCGGATGAAGCAGCTGAAGAGGCAGCTGGAGGAGGCCGAGGAGGAGACCTCGCGTGCCAACGCCTCCCGCCGCAAACTGCAGCGGGAGCTGGAGGACGCCACGGAGTCCGCCGACGCCATGAACCGCGAGGTCAGCTCGCTGAAGAGCAAACTGAG ACGTGGGGATGTTCCCTTTACTACCACCACCACACGTCGTAACGCCGGCCGCCCTGGGATGGACAGCGATGAAGATGGAGACGCTAAGGGCGACGCCTCCGAACACAAGGAGTGA